The sequence below is a genomic window from Thiomonas intermedia.
GGACACGATGGCCGAACTCACGCCCACCGTGTTCTCCGAGGTGTTCTACCGTTACGACACCACGCGGACGGTGGAAGACGCCGATCAGCCGCAGCTCGAAGCCCTCCACCTCTGCGCCGTGGGCGGCGACGCGGTGCCGGCCCAGGCGAAGGCCACGCTGCAGTTGGCCGAGTCGGTCGCCATCGGCGTGCGGCTCACCCGCGAACTCGCCAACCTGCCCCCCAATTACTGCACGCCCGTCTATCTGGGCGAGATGGCGAAGAAGATGGCCAAGTTTCACGGCCTGGACTGCAAGGTGCTGGGGCGTCCCGAGATGGAGAAACTCGGCATGGGATCGTTCCTCGCCGTGGCGCAGGGTTCGACCCAGCCGCCCCGTTTCATCGTGCTCGAGTATCGCGGCGCGGGCAAGAAGGATGCGCCCCATGTGCTCGTGGGCAAGGGCGTGACCTTCGACACCGGTGGCATTTCGCTCAAACCCGGCGCCGAGATGGATGAAATGAAGTTCGACATGTGCGGGGCCGCGTCCGTTCTTGGTGCCTTCGAGGCCCTCGCGCGGATTAAGCCGAAGCTCAATGTCGTCGGCCTGATCGCCGCCACGGAAAACATGCCCGATGGCAGCGCCGTCAAGCCCGGGGATGTGGTCACCAGCATGTCGGGCCAGACCATCGAGATTCTCAACACCGATGCCGAAGGGCGCCTCATCCTGTGTGACGCGCTGACCTATGCGGCGCGCTACAAGCCGCAGTCGGTGGTGGACATCGCCACCCTGACGGGCGCCTGCGTGATTGCGCTGGGCAAGGTCAACAGCGGCCTGTTCACCGACGACGACGCGCTGGCCCAGGCCTTGCTCGATGCCGGTCGCGCCACGCTCGATCCCTGCTGGCGCATGCCGCTGGAGGCCGATTACGCCGACGCGCTCAAGAGCAATTTCGCCGATGTCGCCAATATCGGCGGTCGGCCGGCCGGCGCGATCACCGCGGCTTGCTTTCTCTGGCGTTTCGCCAAGGACTACCGCTGGGCGCATCTCGACATCGCGGGTACGGCCTGGAACAGCGGTGCGAACAAGGGTGCCACCGGGCGTCCGGTGCCGCTGCTGGTGCGCTATCTGCTCTCGCAGGTGCAATGAGCGCCGTCCGCTAGATCGCTGCCGAGATTGGTCATGTCCTGCGCCATCGAGTTTCGTGTGAACCTGCCCGATCCCCTGCGCTACGTCTGCGGCCTGCTGCGTACCGCGACGCAGCGCGGCGCGCGCTTGCTGGTGGCGGCGCCGCAGCCCTTTCTCACGGAACTCGATGCGATGCTGTGGACCTTCCAGCCCGGCAGCTTTGTGCCGCATGTCTGGCAGGAAGATCCGCTCGTCGAGAAGACGCCCGTGATCCTTGCCTCCCAGCCGGATCTTCGACGCGTCGGGCGCTTGAATGCCCTGGTGAATCTGGGCCCTGACCTCGTGGAGGGGTGGGAGTCGCTGGACCGGGTGATCGAGCTCGTCAGCGAAAACGGGCCCGACAAGCCCGCGGCCCGTGAGCGCTTGCGTGCCTACCGTGCCGCGGGCTTCGATCCGACCATCATCCAGGCTCGCCCATGAAGCCCACGCCGCCGAATCACGTCGTTCTTCCCGTGCTCACCGAGCGCCTGCCCTCCGCCGATGCCGTCATCGCGGAAGACCTGCGGGTTGCGTTCGAGGTGCAACCTTCGGCCTATGCCGAGGCGGTCTATCGTGGGACCGATGAGCAAGCAGGCGACATTCCGGTGGCCGAGTTGCAGGCAAACGTCGCACTGGATCGGCGATGGGAGCCTCTGAGGCCCGCACTGCGTCAGCAGGTGCTGGCCTTGGTGCAGGCTGAGCTTGACGCCCTGGCGCCGCAATTGGCCGATCGCCTGTTCGAGGCGCTTGAACCCGCCCTGCGCGCCTCGATGAGCCTGGTCCCGAAGGACGACGAGCTTTCGTGAGGGCGGCCGCGGCCTGGTGCTGCAAACTGAAATAAACCTGTCGACCTGTCAACTCGATCCATCCCGGGCACATTGCTTGCTAGTGTTGGGAAAGGCGATCTGTTCAAAAATCTGTAACTCAGCTAATGTATCGCCCTGTCAGACTTGATCCTGACTTCACAACACTACACACGACTTTACTTTTTGGAGGCTCATTCATGAAGCTCAAATATTTTGCTCCGCTGCTGGCCCTGTCCATGGCAATCGGCACCGCGTATGCTGAAGACACCGTGACCGTGACCATCGGTAGCGCATCTCCCCTGTCCGGCCCGCAAGCCAGCTTCGGCCAGGACAACGCCAACGGCGTGAAGATGGCCGTCAAGGACCTGAACGCTCAGAACATTGTCATCGGTGGCAAGAAGATCGTCTGGAAGGTCGATGCCCAGGACGATCAGGCCGACCCGAAACAAGCCACCACCGTGGCCCAGAAATTCGTCGATGAAAAGGTCAACGGCGTCGTCGGACACCTGAACTCCGGCTGCACCTTCCCCGCATCGCGCATTTACAACAACGCCGGCATTCCCGACATCACCCCGTCGTCCACCGATCCCAAGATTTCCACCCAGGGATTCAAGACCTTCTTCCGCATCATCGCCAACGACAACGCGCTGGGCTCGGGCCTGGCCGACTATGCCAAGAACAAGCTCAAGGCCAAGACCGTCGCCGTGATCGACGACCGTACCGCCTACGGCCAGGGCGTGGCTGACGTGTTCGCCAAGACCGCGCAGAAAGACGGCATGAAGGTTGCCGACCGCGAATACACCACCGACAAGGCCACCGACTTCTCCGCCATTCTGACCAAGATCAAGGCGTCCAACCCCGACGTCATCTTCTACGGCGGCATGTATCCTCAGGCCGGTCCGCTGGTTCGCCAGATGCGCCAGCTGGGCATCAAGGCCACGCTGATGGGCGGCGACGGCATCTGCGCTCCTGAGCTGGGCAAGCTGGCGGGTGAAGCGGTCGCAGGCACCGTCTGCGCCGAAGGCGGTTCGCCGCTGAGCCAAATGCCGGGTGGCGAAGCCTGGAAGAAGCGCTATGACGCCGAGTTCGGTGCCAGCGCGTTCCAGCTCTACTCGCCCTACTCGTACGACGGCGCCATGGTGCTAGCCCACGCCATGATGAAGGCCAAGTCGGTCGATCCGAAGAAGTACTTGCCCTTCATTCAGAACGTCGACTACAACGGTGTGACCAAGAAGAACATCCACTTCACCAAGACCGGCGAACTGGTGGGTGCGACCATCACCATCTCCGAGTTCGACAAGGATGGCAAGAAGAGCGTAGTTGCCGTGCAGTAACGTGGCACTTAGGGGCGAGCTGCTTTAACGCTCGTCCCTATCGATCGCTCAAGCGCCCTGCGGG
It includes:
- a CDS encoding branched-chain amino acid ABC transporter substrate-binding protein is translated as MKLKYFAPLLALSMAIGTAYAEDTVTVTIGSASPLSGPQASFGQDNANGVKMAVKDLNAQNIVIGGKKIVWKVDAQDDQADPKQATTVAQKFVDEKVNGVVGHLNSGCTFPASRIYNNAGIPDITPSSTDPKISTQGFKTFFRIIANDNALGSGLADYAKNKLKAKTVAVIDDRTAYGQGVADVFAKTAQKDGMKVADREYTTDKATDFSAILTKIKASNPDVIFYGGMYPQAGPLVRQMRQLGIKATLMGGDGICAPELGKLAGEAVAGTVCAEGGSPLSQMPGGEAWKKRYDAEFGASAFQLYSPYSYDGAMVLAHAMMKAKSVDPKKYLPFIQNVDYNGVTKKNIHFTKTGELVGATITISEFDKDGKKSVVAVQ
- a CDS encoding leucyl aminopeptidase, whose amino-acid sequence is MKFSISAVKKPLQTKTDALVVFVPEGRGASGLPDAEALDDLIAQLAVDGDFKAKPGSVQLLHRPAVVGARRLLLVGLAAKPELRDWKKSLQAAANRLKTLPVKQAHLLSLNGLDTMAELTPTVFSEVFYRYDTTRTVEDADQPQLEALHLCAVGGDAVPAQAKATLQLAESVAIGVRLTRELANLPPNYCTPVYLGEMAKKMAKFHGLDCKVLGRPEMEKLGMGSFLAVAQGSTQPPRFIVLEYRGAGKKDAPHVLVGKGVTFDTGGISLKPGAEMDEMKFDMCGAASVLGAFEALARIKPKLNVVGLIAATENMPDGSAVKPGDVVTSMSGQTIEILNTDAEGRLILCDALTYAARYKPQSVVDIATLTGACVIALGKVNSGLFTDDDALAQALLDAGRATLDPCWRMPLEADYADALKSNFADVANIGGRPAGAITAACFLWRFAKDYRWAHLDIAGTAWNSGANKGATGRPVPLLVRYLLSQVQ
- a CDS encoding DNA polymerase III subunit chi → MSCAIEFRVNLPDPLRYVCGLLRTATQRGARLLVAAPQPFLTELDAMLWTFQPGSFVPHVWQEDPLVEKTPVILASQPDLRRVGRLNALVNLGPDLVEGWESLDRVIELVSENGPDKPAARERLRAYRAAGFDPTIIQARP